The Edaphobacter flagellatus sequence AACCACTCTGCGCATTGGTATAAGTCAAAGCTGTAACCTGTACCGAGATGCTGCAGATCGACTGCGCGTCGAGCACCTGAGGACAGTTGTTCGTCTGCGACCCCACTGAACTCATCGAAATCTTGCCGATTGTGACTGGAGCGAGGCTCGAATTTGTCACAGTTACAGTCTGCGGAACACCTGCAAGGGTAAACGTCAGCGACGACGGAGAAAGGGTCAGAGGCGTACCGGATAACGCTATCCCACTCCCAGTCAACGGCACGAGTTGAGGAGAGTTTGCGCTGGTGCTATTGATCACCAGCGCAGCATTTCGTGGACCGGCTGCGGAGGGAGTAAACGTCACCGAAAGCGTACACGTATCTCCGGCCACCAGGTATGTTCCACAGCCTATCTCCGCAAAGTCGCTGCTATTGACCCCGGAAATCCCAAATGAACCCAGGCCGATCGTCTTACTACTTGTATTGGCAATCGTAACGGTCTGCGGATCAGAGGTGAACGAGACATAGGACGAGGGAAACGTCAGTGAATCAGGGCTGATCGATAGGCCTCCCCCTGCAACGATCAACTGGACGATGAAATCCGCGGGAGCCGCACTCAACAAGGGTTGAAATGGGCTAATCGGATTTACCAGCCCGAACAGAGTCGATATGTTCGCCTGGGGGTTGTTCGCAATATTCAACGCTGCCGCAATGGCATTCGCTGGAACGGTGCCAGTCGGGGGCGTTGCCGCACGCAGCAGCGTACCGCATGGCGAGCCATCGCCCGCCACGCCTCCTGCAGAGTTCACACAGACCGACAGAATATCGGCAAGCGTGTTGAGCAGTGGCACAGGAACTGTGGCTCCCGCTGGAACGTTCTGCCCAGGCGCAACTCCGGTCGACGGATTGACATACTGCGACGCAAGCGCAAATGCACTGGTCAGCGCTGCAGCATCTCCTGATGCCGACCCGATACTGCTGTACGAAGACATATACGGAGCCAGCGCCCACACCGCCGCTACCGTGGTCAGCTCGTTGGTGACAATAAATGTGGATGCGCTCAGGTTGCCGCACGCACCCAGAGCCGTCATCAAAGCCAGCGTCGGATTATTCGTTCCAGCCGCCATTCCCGGATTGCCGCCCGTCGCGACCAGATACACCAGCGACGAAGCCGAAGGACAGCTGTACTGCCCCGTGATGTTGAAAGCTCCGTTAGCATCCGTCGTCGCGGGAGTCGCCAGCAACGCAGTCGACGCTGAGCCATCGCCTGCCGTGCCTACTACATACAACTGAACGGTTGCCCCAGCTATAGGCTGGCTTCCACCGCGTACCAGCCCCTGTTTGTTGCTTCCACCCGGAGCAACGCTCGTGTCCACCATCTTCAGCGACGAACAACCTATGAAAAAAGCAAGGCTGCATAGGATAAAAACACTTACACCCAAACTGGATCGCAAACGGCTCATCGCATAACCTCCAGGCGCGAGCACAGCAATTGATTCAATCTTCAATTCACTTCAAAAAGGGATGCTGATGCACTCGAAGTATCCGTCGACCACGGACGGATTGCAAGATAATTGTGGACATCTCAAGAGTTACGGCACTGTTCCACCTTAGCTCGTTGCCACAGCGATCCCCACCATCACCACCAGACCGACCGCCCACCATCCCACAACGACAGCAGCAGCTTTGCCGCGCGGAACCTTCGCCACAATCGCCGTACCGATCACAAGCAGCACCAGGTTCCACAACCCGATCACGTCGAAGAAGCTGAGAAACACCTTCAGCCACGGTGCAGAATCTGGCATGTAGTACGCCAGGTTCGTTCCAACAGGGTTGCGCATGTCGTATGACTCTGCATTGCCGCCGAACAGCAGCGTGATAATCGACAGCAACCCCGTCAATAAGCGCGGCAGCCCCGCATACATCGAGACGGCGAACATCTGCCCATACGTCGTCCGCGCTCCCAGGCCAAAGTTGAAGCTCGCCCAGTAGAGCAGCGCAGCAATGCCCACAAAAATCAGAATGAAGGCAAACGAAGCATAGCTCGAATAGCGATAGCCAATGCCCATGCCATGCAGCCGTTGCGTCTTTTGCTCCGGCGTCAGTTCGTTAAACTGCTCCTCCTGCTTCGGATTCTGCTGAATCTGGTTCTCGGCCACGCGCTCAAAGCCGACATGCTTGTCGACGACAAACGAGTTTGCCATCGTCACAATCACCATCAGCACAAACGGCAGCCACCAGCTTGCGCTGCGCAGAATATCGGTAAACGTCTTCGTCGGAGCGACAAAGGTATCGACTACACGCTCCACTTCACTCAATCCCTCAACGGGAACGCTCGTCTCACTCACGTCGTCTCTCCTCAGATAACTGCCGTTCTGCGGGATTGTACCCATCTGCCGCTACAGCTTCCAAGCAGAAAGCTCACGAATCCTTCTCGTCCTTATGCTTCCGCTTCCACCACCACACCACCAGGCCTGCCGCAAAGGTGAATCCCGCACCGCCCGGAATCACATAGCTGAACCACTTCAGCGGATCGTGCTGGTAGTTCTCGACAATCATCGACCACAGCGA is a genomic window containing:
- a CDS encoding choice-of-anchor D domain-containing protein, whose translation is MVDTSVAPGGSNKQGLVRGGSQPIAGATVQLYVVGTAGDGSASTALLATPATTDANGAFNITGQYSCPSASSLVYLVATGGNPGMAAGTNNPTLALMTALGACGNLSASTFIVTNELTTVAAVWALAPYMSSYSSIGSASGDAAALTSAFALASQYVNPSTGVAPGQNVPAGATVPVPLLNTLADILSVCVNSAGGVAGDGSPCGTLLRAATPPTGTVPANAIAAALNIANNPQANISTLFGLVNPISPFQPLLSAAPADFIVQLIVAGGGLSISPDSLTFPSSYVSFTSDPQTVTIANTSSKTIGLGSFGISGVNSSDFAEIGCGTYLVAGDTCTLSVTFTPSAAGPRNAALVINSTSANSPQLVPLTGSGIALSGTPLTLSPSSLTFTLAGVPQTVTVTNSSLAPVTIGKISMSSVGSQTNNCPQVLDAQSICSISVQVTALTYTNAQSGSLGITSSAGSSQSVGINVPIATAYFSAAPLNFGSWAVGVSSPYQTASAHVGSYYSPAPQLITSITGPDASDFSLQYESGGCVTNYQCVVDITFTPGGTGTRTATLVTNYGNIALSGTGLPPGPSFSANAETVTMGAPLGASGSANLILLNNGSTALNLSQTITGANAGNFSVTNGCGYLSTGGSCTLNLGCTPSALGTLTATLTVTDSLSGTSQSIPLACVKQAPAATSPVLSPSSFDFGNIEVGSQSSPSAISVTAFSGDPVTITNYFSSPPPTPFVLSTTSCSQTPCQFHITFQPTSLGIQNATFMVLDTITQQYSLLSLSGTGGVPIASLSTSSLTFAARNQGSISIPQTITLTNTGDASLTLTSVSFAGANPGDFLIESNTCGNAVAAGANCSIGVSFSPTASGSRSASLQIVSNAASSPDIVQLSGTGN
- a CDS encoding Yip1 family protein, with translation MSETSVPVEGLSEVERVVDTFVAPTKTFTDILRSASWWLPFVLMVIVTMANSFVVDKHVGFERVAENQIQQNPKQEEQFNELTPEQKTQRLHGMGIGYRYSSYASFAFILIFVGIAALLYWASFNFGLGARTTYGQMFAVSMYAGLPRLLTGLLSIITLLFGGNAESYDMRNPVGTNLAYYMPDSAPWLKVFLSFFDVIGLWNLVLLVIGTAIVAKVPRGKAAAVVVGWWAVGLVVMVGIAVATS